One genomic segment of Mangifera indica cultivar Alphonso chromosome 6, CATAS_Mindica_2.1, whole genome shotgun sequence includes these proteins:
- the LOC123218550 gene encoding uncharacterized protein LOC123218550 translates to MPRLLHLWRGNFQPCNAFQNLKTLKVSECDSLENSCFSMLSLQNLRTLQVSKCDGLRYLLTPSKAKTLNRLKRMNVSECKLMVEIITHLGDEVVENSIVFGKLDCLELHCLSSLKSFSGGDYSFEFPLLEKVIVRKCLKMETFCHGVLSTPSLQRLQLTDGGEDAVEECWEGNLNSTIQYLFKNMNVQHSKED, encoded by the exons ATGCCCAGGCTATTGCATCTGTGGAGAGGAAATTTTCAACCTTGcaatgcttttcaaaatctcAAGACTCTAAAAGTGTCAGAATGTGACAGTTTAGAAAATTCCTGTTTCTCAATGTTGTCTCTCCAGAATTTAAGAACTTTGCAAGTTTCTAAGTGTGATGGGTTGAGATATTTACTGACCCCCTCAAAAGCTAAAACTCTGAATCGACTTAAAAGAATGAATGTATCGGAATGCAAATTGATGGTGGAAATTATAACACATTTGGGAGATGAAGTAGTAGAGAATTCAATTGTTTTCGGCAAATTGGATTGTTTGGAACTTCACTGTTTGTCCAGCCTTAAAAGCTTTTCTGGTGGGGATTATTCTTTTGAATTTCCATTATTGGAAAAAGTAATAGTCAGAAAATGCTTGAAGATGGAGACTTTTTGTCATGGAGTATTAAGCACACCAAGTCTCCAAAGACTACAGTTGACAGATGGAGGAGAGGACGCAGTAGAAGAATGTTGGGAAGGCAACCTTAATTCCACCATAcaatatttgttcaaaaatatg AATGTGCAGCACTCCAAAGAAGATTGA